Part of the Methanobrevibacter boviskoreani JH1 genome is shown below.
GACTCAAAAAGAAATGAGAGAGTTCCAGGAAAGAGTTAAAGAAGTTCAAAAAAGTGGAGATCAAAAAGCAATGGCAAAGCTTCAAGCTGAACAAGTGGAAATGATGCAAAAACAAAGTAAAATGATGACCGAGCAGTTTAAACCTATGATTGCTACTATGGTTCCTATCCTTTTAGTATTTTGGTGGATGAGTGCATCAACTATTAAAAATACTGTAGTTATCTTACCTCCTCTTGTTTATTATTGTTCATTAACTCCAATCTGGCATACTATTGGACCATTAATTCCAGGTTATGGTGCAGCTAATCCACATGCACTTCCATGGTCAATTGGTTGGTTATTATGGTACTTCCTTTGTACTTTATTAATGTCTCAAGTTATTAGGAAATTTATGGGATTCGAACAAGGTTTCTAATCCTAAAATCAATTTATTATTATGATATAATAATAAATGGGGACCTTAAAACATTAAATAATATTTTTTAAATATTATTTTTATTTAATTTTTTTTAAAAAATTATTTTTTTTAAGGTAAATACTTCTAAAAAACTCATATTTATAAATAACGAAAAACAATATATAATTAATTAATAATTTTTATAATCTAAATTTGAATTTAGATAAATTATTTTAATTATTTTATTAGAATTTATGAATTACAAATCAAATTAATTAGGTGATATAATGCCTGCAAATAGGTTTAGATCTCGTTCATACAAAAGAATGAATAAAAGAACTCCTGGTGGAGAAAATGTATTAAGATACAAAAAGAAACGACCTAGTAAACATGTATGTGCTGAATGTGGTGCACCTCTTCATGCTGTTCCTAATGGTCGTCCTTATGAAATAAATAAATTATCCAAATCACAAAAAAGACCTAATCGTCCATATGGTGGATATTTATGTCCTAAATGTGCTCGTAAACATTTTAAAAATGAGGCTAGAAAATAATGATAATTACAATCGGTGGTCCTGCTGGTAGTGGAACTACTACTGCAGCAAAGGTATTATCTGAAAATTTAAACATTCCTTATCTATCTACAGGTTCCATATTTAGGGATATGGCAAAGGAGAAAGGGATGAGTGTGCTGGAATTCAGTAAATTTGCTGAAAATAATACTGACATCGATAAAGAAATTGATAGAAGACAAGCTGAACTTGCTTATGAAGCTGGAGACATTGTTGTTGAAGGTAGATTATCAGCTTACTTTATTGAGGCGGATCTTAAAATTTGGTTAACGGCCCCATTAGATGTACGTGCTAAAAGGGTTCATGATAGAGAAAATAAATCAATCGAACAAGCGGTACACGAAATTAAAATACGAGAAGAAAGTGAAGCTTCAAGATATAAGGAAATACATAACATAGATCTTTATGATTATAATATTTATGATGTAGTTATTAATTCAGATTCATTTAATCCTGAAAGTATTTCCCAAATTATTACAGATATATTAAAGGTGATATAATGGCATCAATAGAAGTAGGTAGAGTATGTGTAAAAACCGCTGGTAGAGAAGCTGGCGAAAAATGTGTAATTGTGGATGTTATTGATGAAAACTTCGTAGAAGTAGTTGGTGGAAATGTCAAAAATAGACGTTGTAACATTAGCCACTTAGAACCAACTGCAGATACTGTTGAAGTTTCTGATGATGTTGAAGCAGTTAAAAAAGCTTTAGAATCTTTATAGAACAATTTTATAATTGTTTTATAAATTCTATTAATTTACATTTTTTATGTTTGAAAATTTTTTAATTAATTGATTTCACTATTTTTTTTAGACTTATGTCTTTCTTGATTTTTTCCCGATTTGTCTTTTAAGATACTTTAGATTGTATTTTTATATTCCTATTTTATGATTTTTTTAAGAATTTAGGTTTTGTTTTTCTTAAACCTTCGGCGTCTATTTTATTTTTAATTAATTTTTTACAATATTATAGAGAGTTGTATTTTTTATAACTATTTTATGATTTTTTTAAGAATTTAGGTTTTGTTTTTCTTAAACCTTCGGTGTCTATTTTATTTTTAATTAATTTTTTACAATATTATAGAGAGTTGTATTTTTTATAACTATTTTATAAATTAATGAAAATATTTTATTATTTTTGGTATTTTACTAAATAAAAAGATTTATATATTTATTATTTCT
Proteins encoded:
- a CDS encoding DUF106 domain-containing protein → MADIIISFLNYIFNPLLSLDPTPNNPILTVFVISFIVSLITTVANKYLVNQDEMNKTQKEMREFQERVKEVQKSGDQKAMAKLQAEQVEMMQKQSKMMTEQFKPMIATMVPILLVFWWMSASTIKNTVVILPPLVYYCSLTPIWHTIGPLIPGYGAANPHALPWSIGWLLWYFLCTLLMSQVIRKFMGFEQGF
- a CDS encoding 50S ribosomal protein L34e, translating into MPANRFRSRSYKRMNKRTPGGENVLRYKKKRPSKHVCAECGAPLHAVPNGRPYEINKLSKSQKRPNRPYGGYLCPKCARKHFKNEARK
- the cmk gene encoding (d)CMP kinase codes for the protein MIITIGGPAGSGTTTAAKVLSENLNIPYLSTGSIFRDMAKEKGMSVLEFSKFAENNTDIDKEIDRRQAELAYEAGDIVVEGRLSAYFIEADLKIWLTAPLDVRAKRVHDRENKSIEQAVHEIKIREESEASRYKEIHNIDLYDYNIYDVVINSDSFNPESISQIITDILKVI
- a CDS encoding 50S ribosomal protein L14e; the protein is MASIEVGRVCVKTAGREAGEKCVIVDVIDENFVEVVGGNVKNRRCNISHLEPTADTVEVSDDVEAVKKALESL